A single window of Metallosphaera hakonensis JCM 8857 = DSM 7519 DNA harbors:
- a CDS encoding 50S ribosomal protein L10: MIAMSITEERKIPKWKIDEVAELEEKLRNSTTIMIADISGFPSDKLHEIRKKLRGKAEIKVTKNTLFLIAAKRAGIDASKIENYITGTNAFIFSNENPFAISIFLSRFKLKRYPMPGDKADEEVVIPAGDTGMTAGPILSTFGKLKVQTKVQDGKVHVVKDTLIAKPGDLIPAEAAPILQKLGIMPVYVKLRLKSAYHEGLVIPVSDLEINLDQYSSMIAEASRNSLALGVEIAYPVPEVLKLTLGKAHMRALALAGESGFLTPDTANAVVGRAVAKAYALLSAVSGKVDLGVEVPKQQSVQEKKEEEKKEEEEEKKPSDEEVGGGLSSLFG, from the coding sequence GTGATTGCCATGAGTATAACGGAAGAAAGGAAAATCCCAAAGTGGAAGATCGATGAAGTGGCAGAACTAGAGGAGAAACTGAGGAATTCAACTACCATCATGATTGCTGATATCTCTGGTTTCCCGAGCGATAAGTTGCATGAGATCAGGAAGAAGCTAAGGGGAAAAGCCGAAATCAAAGTAACCAAGAACACGCTCTTCCTAATAGCGGCGAAGAGAGCTGGTATTGATGCGAGTAAGATAGAGAACTATATTACAGGAACAAACGCGTTCATATTCTCAAATGAAAATCCGTTCGCAATTTCTATCTTCCTATCAAGGTTTAAACTAAAGAGGTATCCAATGCCTGGAGATAAGGCCGACGAGGAGGTAGTTATTCCGGCTGGGGACACAGGGATGACTGCTGGTCCGATCCTGAGCACGTTTGGTAAGCTAAAAGTTCAGACCAAAGTGCAGGACGGGAAGGTTCACGTAGTAAAAGATACCCTAATAGCTAAACCCGGAGATCTCATCCCAGCTGAGGCCGCTCCCATCCTGCAGAAGCTTGGAATAATGCCAGTTTATGTGAAATTAAGGCTTAAGTCAGCATATCATGAGGGACTAGTAATCCCTGTAAGCGATCTAGAGATCAACCTGGACCAGTACTCCTCCATGATAGCAGAAGCATCTAGGAACTCTCTAGCCTTAGGAGTTGAAATCGCCTACCCTGTGCCAGAAGTATTGAAGTTAACACTAGGAAAAGCCCACATGAGAGCTCTAGCTTTGGCTGGAGAGTCAGGCTTCCTCACCCCAGATACAGCAAACGCTGTTGTAGGTAGGGCAGTGGCCAAAGCCTATGCTCTTTTGTCTGCGGTAAGCGGAAAGGTTGACCTGGGAGTCGAGGTGCCAAAACAACAATCTGTCCAGGAGAAAAAAGAGGAGGAGAAAAAGGAAGAAGAAGAGGAGAAAAAGCCCAGTGACGAAGAGGTTGGCGGAGGACTATCTTCCCTTTTCGGCTAA
- the rpl12p gene encoding 50S ribosomal protein P1, protein MEYIYASLLLHSAKKEITEDAVKGVLSAAGIEVDEVRVKAVVAALKEVNIDEVLKNATAMPVAAAPVAAPAQEAKKEEKKEEEEKKGPSDEEIAGGLSSLFG, encoded by the coding sequence ATGGAATACATATATGCAAGTTTGCTTTTGCACTCCGCAAAGAAGGAAATAACGGAGGACGCAGTTAAAGGTGTGCTTAGTGCAGCTGGAATAGAGGTAGATGAAGTTAGGGTGAAGGCAGTTGTTGCTGCACTTAAGGAAGTCAATATAGACGAGGTACTGAAGAACGCTACTGCAATGCCAGTCGCAGCTGCTCCCGTGGCAGCTCCGGCCCAGGAGGCAAAGAAAGAGGAGAAGAAGGAAGAGGAAGAGAAGAAAGGACCAAGCGATGAAGAAATTGCTGGCGGTTTGTCCTCCTTATTCGGTTAA
- the alaS gene encoding alanine--tRNA ligase, which produces MKGNQEEYRLKFFLDHEYVRRECKVCRTPFWSEDKTRDNCADIPCSDYYFLDMKEGSLNWSVDEARSKFLDFFKRNGHEIIQPKPVLARWREDLYLTIASIVDFQPYITSGISPPPANPLVISQPCIRMDDVDNVGITFGRHLTTFEMGGHHAFNYPDKFLYWKDQTVDYAKEFFTKEMKIPEELLNFKESWWEGGGNAGPSFEVTVGGLELATLVFMQYEIRGEEYVPLKLKIVDTGYGIERLAWFTQKTPTAFHAIYSYLLDTFFDKLGLPKVDPELLKVASRLAGRIDPDVPTTIQEHREQVAKTMGFDVKTVNEELTRAARVFQVLDHTKTIALMLGDGLVPSSAGEGYLGRLLIRRTLRTLKLLNVDVRLSELVNMQVEFWGKHFTQLLRNRDYILDAVNLEQEKFREVLGKMESAISSLSKRKVGMEDLIQLYDSQGIPPDLLGEEMKARGISIEIPHNFYSIVAKRHQSAPVKKEWDATKLPPEIVDQVKDLQPTEKLYYADQYARVFEGEVVKSLGKYLVLNKTVFYPEGGGQLGDQGWIFVKGERVKVVDTQKVNDVIVHLLEKEIQLSQGERVKGEIDWIRRFRMMRHHTGTHVILAAAKKLLGDHVWQAGAEKTPEKARLDITHHRNLSREEIKRLEQMANMVIDDRRPVTPFEINRTEAESKYGVSIYEGGVPNKATIRLLEIKDWDIESCGGTHVSNTADIGGIKIVNVDRIQDGIIRLEYVAGDVISSYAGSLEEKIEGLARRLETSSSQIESRVEKLVEENEKMRELMSFYRRQFLEGLEKNVEVKSVGNVKLVILPTLRDSELEREAMKRLTSGNGTIVVHIGHVNGRLQVDIGTSKDINVTHIVGELMKSGGKGGGKGTFGSVMMEKGSREEVIDIVERAIKRGNT; this is translated from the coding sequence ATGAAAGGTAATCAGGAAGAGTACAGGCTGAAGTTCTTTCTAGATCATGAATACGTGAGAAGAGAGTGTAAGGTCTGTAGGACTCCATTCTGGAGTGAGGATAAAACCAGGGATAACTGTGCTGATATCCCTTGTTCGGATTACTATTTTCTTGACATGAAAGAAGGCTCGTTAAATTGGTCGGTGGACGAGGCCAGGAGCAAGTTTCTGGATTTCTTTAAGAGGAACGGACACGAGATAATTCAACCTAAACCTGTGCTTGCAAGGTGGCGGGAAGACCTTTACCTAACTATCGCCAGTATAGTCGACTTTCAACCTTACATAACTAGTGGGATCTCTCCTCCACCTGCTAACCCGCTGGTCATATCCCAACCGTGCATTAGAATGGACGACGTAGATAATGTTGGAATAACCTTTGGGAGGCACCTCACTACCTTTGAAATGGGCGGACATCACGCGTTTAACTATCCAGACAAGTTCCTGTATTGGAAGGATCAAACAGTAGACTATGCGAAGGAGTTCTTTACGAAGGAAATGAAAATACCCGAGGAACTCCTCAACTTTAAGGAATCTTGGTGGGAGGGAGGAGGTAATGCTGGGCCGTCCTTTGAAGTGACAGTAGGCGGACTAGAGTTAGCGACCCTGGTATTCATGCAATACGAGATAAGAGGAGAGGAGTATGTTCCCCTGAAGTTGAAGATTGTGGACACCGGATATGGAATTGAGAGGTTAGCCTGGTTCACTCAGAAGACTCCTACTGCGTTCCACGCGATCTACAGCTACCTCTTGGACACGTTCTTCGATAAACTGGGCTTACCAAAAGTCGACCCTGAACTACTGAAGGTGGCGTCTAGGTTGGCCGGAAGGATAGACCCAGATGTCCCGACTACAATCCAAGAGCATAGGGAACAAGTTGCCAAGACAATGGGGTTTGACGTAAAGACAGTGAACGAGGAACTCACCAGAGCAGCTAGGGTATTCCAGGTCCTTGATCACACTAAAACCATAGCTCTAATGTTAGGAGATGGTCTAGTACCATCGAGCGCTGGAGAGGGATACCTGGGAAGGCTACTCATAAGGAGGACACTTAGAACTCTTAAGCTATTGAACGTTGACGTGAGGCTTTCGGAATTAGTGAATATGCAAGTTGAATTCTGGGGGAAGCATTTCACCCAGTTGCTCAGAAATAGGGACTATATTCTGGACGCTGTGAATTTAGAGCAGGAGAAGTTCAGGGAGGTTCTAGGTAAAATGGAGAGCGCTATCTCCTCCTTGTCCAAGAGGAAAGTAGGGATGGAGGACCTTATCCAGCTCTATGACTCACAAGGAATCCCGCCCGATCTCCTCGGAGAGGAGATGAAAGCTAGAGGGATAAGTATAGAGATTCCCCACAACTTCTATTCAATAGTAGCCAAGAGACATCAGAGTGCTCCAGTGAAGAAGGAATGGGACGCGACCAAGTTGCCTCCAGAGATAGTCGACCAAGTAAAGGACCTCCAGCCCACGGAGAAGCTATACTATGCAGATCAGTACGCCAGAGTTTTTGAGGGAGAGGTAGTAAAGTCTCTAGGGAAATATCTTGTCCTAAATAAGACTGTGTTCTATCCTGAAGGAGGAGGTCAACTTGGAGATCAAGGATGGATATTTGTTAAGGGGGAGAGAGTGAAGGTTGTGGACACGCAAAAGGTTAACGATGTTATAGTTCATTTATTGGAGAAGGAGATTCAACTTTCCCAGGGAGAGAGGGTTAAGGGAGAGATAGACTGGATAAGGAGGTTTAGAATGATGAGGCATCACACCGGAACTCATGTGATCCTGGCTGCGGCAAAGAAGCTTCTGGGAGATCATGTATGGCAGGCAGGAGCAGAGAAGACCCCAGAAAAGGCTAGACTGGATATAACACATCATAGGAACTTAAGCAGAGAGGAGATCAAGAGGTTAGAACAGATGGCTAACATGGTCATTGATGACAGGAGACCAGTTACTCCCTTTGAGATCAATAGGACTGAGGCTGAGAGTAAATACGGGGTCTCAATATACGAAGGTGGGGTTCCGAACAAGGCAACCATTAGGCTCTTAGAGATAAAGGATTGGGATATTGAGAGTTGCGGAGGAACCCATGTGAGCAACACTGCTGATATTGGAGGTATAAAGATTGTAAATGTCGATAGGATTCAGGATGGGATAATCAGACTTGAATATGTTGCTGGTGACGTGATCTCTTCCTATGCTGGAAGCCTAGAGGAAAAGATAGAGGGATTAGCTAGGAGGTTGGAGACATCCTCTTCCCAGATAGAGAGCAGAGTGGAGAAATTGGTGGAGGAGAACGAGAAGATGAGGGAGCTTATGTCCTTCTATAGAAGGCAGTTCCTAGAGGGGTTAGAGAAAAACGTTGAAGTGAAGAGTGTCGGGAATGTGAAATTAGTAATTCTCCCGACCCTGAGGGACAGCGAACTGGAGAGGGAGGCAATGAAGAGGTTAACATCTGGAAACGGGACAATCGTGGTTCACATTGGCCATGTAAACGGGAGACTGCAGGTAGACATAGGTACAAGTAAGGACATAAACGTTACGCATATAGTGGGCGAACTAATGAAATCAGGTGGAAAGGGAGGAGGGAAAGGAACCTTTGGGTCAGTGATGATGGAGAAGGGAAGTAGGGAGGAGGTAATTGATATCGTGGAGAGAGCAATTAAGAGAGGCAATACTTGA
- a CDS encoding DUF434 domain-containing protein has product MISWREQLREAILDYRYLLDRGYGSKASLDLVTGRYGLTREERLLLFRCIHPWSRAEEIRNKMGIKEPIILDGFNIGITLINAWDGEQLFLCDDGFVRDLSVGRKKGDSRLVSALLVAGELLISLGLDFSIILDSQISRSGEVAKGLREAGLSADVVGRADKEVIVRGGTSVTSDFVILLKSENVFNIISFLIDRSQIIRINEFANLDP; this is encoded by the coding sequence TTGATATCGTGGAGAGAGCAATTAAGAGAGGCAATACTTGATTATAGATACCTTCTAGACAGAGGGTATGGAAGTAAAGCGTCTCTTGACCTAGTAACCGGGAGATACGGCCTGACTAGAGAAGAGAGATTATTGCTTTTCAGATGTATCCATCCTTGGAGTAGAGCAGAGGAGATCAGGAATAAGATGGGGATTAAGGAGCCCATAATTTTGGACGGTTTTAACATAGGAATCACTTTAATTAATGCGTGGGATGGAGAACAATTATTCCTTTGTGACGACGGTTTTGTAAGGGACTTGAGTGTGGGAAGGAAGAAGGGCGATTCTAGATTAGTATCTGCCCTGTTAGTTGCCGGAGAATTACTAATATCTTTGGGGCTTGACTTCTCAATAATCTTGGACTCTCAAATAAGTAGAAGCGGCGAGGTTGCTAAGGGATTAAGAGAAGCGGGACTAAGTGCAGACGTTGTAGGTAGGGCAGACAAGGAGGTCATCGTCCGTGGTGGAACATCAGTAACCAGTGATTTCGTCATTCTTCTTAAGTCGGAGAATGTCTTCAATATCATATCTTTCCTAATTGACCGAAGTCAGATTATAAGGATAAATGAGTTTGCTAATTTAGATCCATAG
- a CDS encoding class I adenylate-forming enzyme family protein gives MSIAKVLQEWAKSSPNRYLITDTLTYEQARDKISRLASKIPEGGTVVHLMTNSVESILVYIAGFWAGAKVVALDPLTSAEDLRFILEDASPDLVLVDEEIQKREKEIIKDFKAEIPTFNGDIKERPFEYSDSTPGLSYYYAGIAGRTMEVVHSGLRVELNNKILYEALGLSTISTVLTVPIAHVLGNSVLGVTLESGGHLVPIKKFDPVEVSQLINKYEMNFLATVPMVYDSLIERGNGLTSLETCISTAAPLFPSTVRGFKEKFEKDIIQQYGFTEGLVLTLQPRDVTGVITIGKPLNKVEIRLVKDDGSEAKPGEVGELWVKAPWLMLGYRDTRENSTVWNNGWLKTGDLVSLDENGLLYFRGVKKRMLKYKGYPIFPKDLENILMRHPAVKEVKVFGEDAGNLGQQPVANVVIKEGFTVTEDELLNYVNSKVAFYKRLKKVNIVGNLE, from the coding sequence ATGAGCATAGCAAAGGTCCTTCAAGAATGGGCTAAGTCATCTCCAAACAGATACCTTATCACAGACACATTAACTTATGAACAGGCTAGAGATAAGATATCAAGATTGGCATCAAAGATACCAGAAGGAGGAACCGTTGTACATCTTATGACAAATTCTGTAGAATCTATACTAGTCTATATTGCAGGATTTTGGGCAGGTGCTAAGGTCGTCGCGTTAGACCCCTTAACTTCTGCCGAGGACCTCAGGTTTATTTTAGAGGATGCTTCACCTGATTTAGTTTTGGTAGACGAGGAAATTCAAAAAAGGGAAAAGGAGATAATAAAGGACTTTAAGGCAGAGATCCCTACTTTTAATGGCGATATTAAGGAGAGGCCATTCGAGTATAGTGACTCTACTCCAGGCCTGTCTTATTATTATGCTGGAATAGCAGGAAGAACAATGGAGGTAGTTCACAGCGGGCTAAGAGTTGAGTTAAACAACAAGATTTTGTATGAGGCTCTTGGCCTTTCCACTATCTCCACTGTACTTACAGTCCCAATAGCCCATGTTTTAGGAAATAGCGTACTAGGAGTTACCCTGGAGTCAGGGGGACATTTAGTTCCAATCAAAAAGTTTGACCCAGTTGAGGTCAGTCAACTCATAAATAAATATGAGATGAATTTCCTTGCAACGGTACCAATGGTCTACGATTCCCTAATAGAGAGGGGGAACGGGTTAACCTCCTTAGAAACTTGTATAAGTACTGCTGCCCCTCTATTTCCTTCCACAGTCAGGGGATTTAAAGAGAAGTTCGAAAAGGACATAATTCAGCAGTACGGTTTCACTGAGGGTCTAGTTCTAACTCTTCAACCTAGAGACGTAACCGGAGTTATCACGATAGGCAAACCTTTGAATAAGGTCGAAATAAGATTGGTTAAAGACGACGGAAGTGAGGCCAAGCCAGGCGAGGTCGGAGAATTGTGGGTGAAAGCTCCATGGCTAATGTTGGGATATAGGGACACCAGAGAAAACTCAACTGTATGGAATAACGGTTGGCTGAAGACTGGTGACCTAGTCTCCTTGGATGAGAATGGGTTACTATACTTTAGAGGTGTAAAGAAAAGAATGCTCAAGTATAAGGGTTACCCCATATTTCCCAAGGACCTTGAAAATATTCTGATGCGTCATCCCGCAGTCAAAGAGGTTAAGGTTTTTGGCGAGGATGCAGGAAACTTGGGCCAGCAACCGGTGGCCAACGTTGTCATAAAGGAAGGTTTTACGGTTACAGAGGACGAGCTACTAAACTATGTAAACTCTAAGGTAGCGTTTTATAAGAGGTTAAAGAAAGTAAACATAGTGGGAAACCTTGAGTGA
- the trxA gene encoding thioredoxin, translated as MSELEQLAKEISERLSRKAKELEKKSEDKLFAVTDDSLDEILSKNKVVVIDFWAQWCAPCHLYEPVFKRVASKYGDKALFGRLNVDENPKTADKFGVMNIPTTLILVNGEVKETLVGAIDEETLESALRKYI; from the coding sequence TTGAGTGAGTTAGAACAATTAGCAAAGGAAATATCGGAGAGACTCAGTAGGAAAGCGAAGGAACTGGAAAAGAAAAGCGAGGATAAGTTATTCGCCGTGACCGATGATAGCCTAGATGAAATACTCTCCAAGAATAAAGTAGTTGTGATAGATTTCTGGGCACAATGGTGTGCTCCATGTCATTTATACGAGCCCGTTTTCAAAAGAGTTGCCTCTAAGTATGGGGATAAAGCATTGTTTGGGAGACTTAACGTAGACGAGAACCCGAAAACTGCAGATAAGTTTGGAGTTATGAATATACCTACTACCTTGATATTGGTTAATGGAGAAGTTAAGGAAACTTTGGTTGGTGCAATTGACGAGGAGACTTTAGAGAGCGCATTGAGAAAATATATCTAG
- a CDS encoding ATP-binding cassette domain-containing protein gives MLDISVKKKLGNFFLNAELHDGGVICVTGPNGSGKSTLLNIIAGFIRQDQGSIVISGKDVSFLPPERRGIVIITQDSFIPSLTVDSHLMFGVKLSKTKVDSNELDRLKALFSINFTGKMKNLSLGQRERVAILTALLRKPRLILIDEATANISDKETFIKTLTEERRNYGFDLIFTTQDVNDSAFADHHYVMNNGLLMKRF, from the coding sequence GTGTTAGACATTTCTGTAAAGAAGAAGCTCGGAAACTTTTTCTTAAATGCAGAGCTTCATGATGGTGGAGTTATTTGCGTTACAGGTCCAAATGGTTCAGGGAAATCCACTCTCCTTAATATAATTGCAGGATTCATAAGGCAAGATCAAGGCTCCATAGTGATATCAGGTAAGGATGTATCTTTTTTGCCTCCAGAAAGGAGGGGGATCGTTATCATAACTCAGGACTCCTTTATTCCATCGTTAACTGTAGATTCCCATTTAATGTTCGGAGTTAAGTTAAGTAAAACTAAAGTGGATAGCAATGAGCTTGATCGCCTTAAGGCCCTCTTCTCAATAAACTTCACGGGTAAGATGAAGAACCTAAGTCTGGGTCAAAGGGAGAGGGTGGCGATTTTAACTGCGTTATTAAGAAAGCCTCGTCTTATCCTAATAGACGAAGCTACTGCCAATATAAGCGACAAGGAGACTTTCATCAAGACCCTAACTGAGGAAAGAAGGAATTATGGATTTGATCTGATATTTACGACTCAAGATGTTAACGATTCTGCTTTCGCTGACCACCATTATGTGATGAACAATGGTCTTCTGATGAAAAGATTCTAA
- the glnA gene encoding type I glutamate--ammonia ligase: MPKTPEEAVEYVKQNKIEWIDLQFTDLPGRLQHVTIPASDFTVEGIKEGFGKLDGSSIKGFTTIYESDMVLSPVLETLTSLPWSPSVARVLTKVYWGGGRGRFERDPRYIAETAESTLSAEGYVSYYGPELEFFLFDRVDLDVKTPQQGTGYKITAREAPWNGGGGYVIRYKEGYYPAPPVDQLMDVRLDIIQTLTKHFGFIIEAAHHEVATAGQGEIDFRFSTMVETADKLQTLKYVIRNVASKYGLVATFMPKPMFGDNGTGMHTHFSLWTKNGKNLMYDPNDEYAELSQTGRYVIGGILAHARSLSAIVSPTVNSYRRLIPGFEAPVYVAWSKGNRSAVIRVPSYYKGMEKAKRIEYRAPDPSTNPYLAFAAIAAAAFDGVKKKIDPGNPVDTNIYHLTPEKRKELGINELPRSLDEALDELESDNEFLKPIFNSSILETYIDLKREESRTLQMYPHPMELYYYLDV, from the coding sequence ATGCCAAAGACCCCTGAAGAGGCAGTTGAATACGTGAAACAAAATAAAATAGAATGGATAGATTTACAATTCACTGATTTACCAGGTAGGTTACAGCATGTCACAATTCCAGCCTCAGATTTCACTGTGGAGGGAATAAAGGAGGGTTTCGGTAAACTTGACGGAAGCAGCATAAAGGGATTTACTACGATATATGAAAGCGATATGGTTTTATCACCTGTATTGGAGACCCTAACCTCGTTACCTTGGTCACCATCAGTCGCAAGGGTTTTAACGAAGGTTTACTGGGGAGGAGGAAGGGGGAGATTTGAGAGAGATCCAAGATATATAGCGGAAACTGCGGAGAGCACCCTTAGCGCAGAAGGCTACGTTTCCTACTATGGTCCCGAACTCGAGTTCTTCCTGTTTGATAGGGTAGACTTAGATGTAAAGACACCACAACAAGGTACTGGATATAAGATCACTGCGAGAGAGGCACCTTGGAATGGAGGTGGAGGATACGTAATTAGATATAAGGAGGGCTACTATCCAGCTCCGCCTGTTGACCAACTAATGGACGTAAGGTTGGACATTATCCAGACCCTCACTAAACATTTTGGGTTCATAATTGAAGCTGCTCATCATGAGGTCGCCACTGCAGGACAAGGCGAAATAGACTTCAGGTTCTCTACTATGGTTGAAACAGCTGATAAACTACAAACTCTTAAATACGTTATAAGGAACGTTGCATCCAAGTATGGTTTGGTTGCTACATTCATGCCTAAGCCCATGTTTGGAGATAATGGGACGGGGATGCACACTCACTTCAGTTTATGGACTAAAAATGGAAAGAATCTTATGTATGATCCCAATGATGAATACGCGGAGTTAAGCCAGACTGGAAGGTATGTGATTGGAGGTATCCTAGCTCATGCCAGGTCGCTGTCTGCCATAGTATCTCCTACCGTAAACAGCTACAGGAGATTGATCCCAGGTTTCGAGGCACCCGTATATGTGGCTTGGAGTAAGGGAAACAGAAGCGCTGTGATTAGAGTTCCTTCATATTATAAGGGGATGGAGAAGGCCAAGAGGATAGAATATAGGGCACCCGATCCTTCTACCAATCCCTACTTGGCATTCGCGGCCATAGCAGCTGCAGCGTTCGACGGAGTGAAGAAAAAGATAGATCCAGGTAACCCTGTTGATACCAATATCTACCACTTAACTCCTGAAAAGAGAAAAGAGTTGGGAATAAATGAGCTACCAAGGTCCCTAGACGAAGCCCTAGACGAACTAGAGTCAGACAATGAGTTCCTAAAGCCTATATTTAATTCATCAATATTAGAGACCTACATAGATTTGAAAAGAGAAGAGAGCAGAACCTTGCAAATGTATCCACATCCCATGGAACTTTACTACTATCTAGACGTTTGA
- the folE gene encoding GTP cyclohydrolase I — protein sequence METSLSKEKLEEEIAKRVREILELLGENPDREGLAETPNRVARAFLEMTSALRTTQPEIKVFNLGEDGAYYEEDQIVLASDIQFSSLCEHHLLPFIGKIHVAYVVGDERKVAGFSKIIRTVNFYASKPQIQERLVSEIADAIMQSDLNPKGVMVVGDAIHMCSYVRGVKDKEAKLLSVATRGVFKSNRGLRNYVFKMLEISSKKGMRLG from the coding sequence ATGGAGACCTCATTAAGCAAGGAAAAACTTGAAGAAGAAATAGCAAAAAGGGTTAGAGAAATCCTAGAACTCTTAGGAGAAAACCCTGATAGAGAAGGACTTGCCGAAACTCCCAATAGAGTCGCAAGGGCATTCCTAGAAATGACCTCAGCTTTGAGGACCACTCAACCTGAGATAAAGGTCTTCAATCTGGGAGAAGATGGAGCTTATTACGAAGAAGATCAGATAGTTTTAGCATCCGATATCCAGTTCTCCTCTTTATGCGAGCATCATTTACTGCCATTTATTGGGAAAATTCATGTAGCCTATGTAGTGGGAGACGAGAGAAAGGTCGCAGGGTTTAGCAAGATAATAAGGACGGTAAACTTCTATGCTTCTAAGCCGCAAATACAAGAGAGACTGGTCAGTGAAATTGCAGACGCCATAATGCAAAGTGACCTTAATCCTAAAGGTGTGATGGTAGTTGGTGATGCAATACATATGTGTTCATATGTCAGAGGAGTTAAGGACAAAGAGGCCAAATTACTTTCCGTTGCCACCCGGGGAGTTTTCAAGAGTAACAGAGGGCTGAGGAACTACGTATTCAAAATGCTAGAGATTTCAAGTAAGAAAGGGATGAGATTGGGATAA
- a CDS encoding M24 family metallopeptidase, which produces MLRVNKLDKIKEENNAKNLLIVGEPNLFYFTGYRGVGGLLDCDGSRTLIVPILERNRATKLKELDVKAYYPVKLENDVIEGNLVRAVETLCPQSGELLVDVGYTSVDLFLQLNTKYKIKNITDKILQIRSIKEEQEIEAIRNAHKATSLAMKQAKEAITEGIKEVELAGIIDMAMRKGGAEDYAFPSIVAFGENSAEPHHIPTRRPLRKGDSIVVDIGAKYDGYSFDSTRTFLFDSTEKEKRIYEVVLEAQLEAIDAVTDGVESSLIDKIARDRIERSGYGKYFVHSTGHGVGIEVHESPTISMRSKDILKEGMIVTVEPGIYLHGETGVRIEDTILVRKGKPEVMETLFKTL; this is translated from the coding sequence ATCTTGAGAGTCAACAAGCTTGACAAAATAAAGGAAGAGAACAACGCTAAAAATCTCCTTATTGTCGGAGAGCCCAATCTATTCTATTTTACAGGGTATAGAGGAGTTGGAGGTTTATTGGATTGCGATGGGTCCAGAACCTTAATTGTACCAATCCTCGAACGGAACAGAGCTACAAAACTGAAGGAGCTAGACGTGAAAGCCTATTATCCAGTAAAGCTAGAGAACGATGTTATCGAGGGGAATCTAGTAAGAGCAGTGGAGACTCTATGCCCTCAATCCGGAGAACTCCTGGTAGACGTTGGGTATACGTCAGTAGACCTTTTTCTTCAATTAAACACAAAGTACAAAATTAAGAACATCACGGATAAGATACTTCAGATAAGATCTATCAAGGAAGAACAAGAAATTGAAGCAATTCGGAACGCTCATAAGGCCACTTCGTTAGCAATGAAACAAGCTAAGGAAGCCATAACTGAGGGGATCAAAGAAGTTGAGCTTGCAGGAATAATAGACATGGCCATGAGAAAAGGTGGCGCTGAAGACTATGCGTTTCCTTCAATTGTAGCCTTCGGCGAGAACTCCGCAGAGCCTCATCATATACCAACGAGGAGGCCTTTAAGAAAGGGAGATTCCATAGTAGTTGATATTGGAGCAAAGTACGATGGATATTCGTTTGATAGTACCAGGACTTTTCTATTTGATTCAACAGAAAAGGAAAAAAGGATATACGAAGTGGTGTTAGAGGCACAGCTCGAGGCTATAGACGCTGTTACGGACGGTGTAGAATCTTCATTGATAGATAAGATAGCTCGCGATAGGATAGAGAGATCAGGCTACGGAAAGTATTTTGTACATTCAACAGGCCACGGAGTTGGCATAGAAGTTCATGAAAGTCCCACAATATCCATGAGATCTAAAGACATCCTCAAGGAAGGGATGATAGTAACTGTAGAGCCAGGAATATACCTTCATGGAGAAACAGGTGTTAGAATTGAGGATACCATTCTTGTAAGAAAAGGCAAGCCAGAGGTAATGGAGACCCTTTTTAAGACATTGTAA